One genomic region from Homalodisca vitripennis isolate AUS2020 chromosome 6, UT_GWSS_2.1, whole genome shotgun sequence encodes:
- the LOC124365310 gene encoding metallophosphoesterase 1-like, which produces MVTKPKFVFKLLLPVFLLFFFCEYLIYYVVLIQCHWPSLDTINEEPNIAVGDGGEVKVMLLADTHLLGSRRGHWFDKLRREWQMHRAFQTAITLHRPDIVFVLGDVFDEGLSCSDAEFNAYVQRFHSLFRVPTGTQIFVVVGNHDIGFHYGISPYLQERFTQAFNAPSVRLLSIAGNHFVLINSMAMEGDGCFLCRPAELQVNKIACERDTAVLAPSQVTPRRPAAVSAQLMDASC; this is translated from the exons ATGGTTACAAAACctaagtttgtttttaaacttttgctACCAGTGTTccttttatttttcttctgtgaATATCTAATATACTATGTAGTTTTAATCCAG TGCCACTGGCCTTCCTTGGACACTATCAATGAGGAACCGAACATTGCTGTGGGTGATGGAGGTGAAGTCAAGGTCATGCTGCTCGCAGATACTCATTTGCTCGGTTCCCGGAGAGGCCACTGGTTTGACAAGCTGAGGAG gGAGTGGCAAATGCACAGGGCGTTCCAAACTGCTATCACACTTCATAGGCCTGACATCGTTTTTGTGCTTG GTGATGTGTTCGATGAAGGATTATCTTGCAGCGATGCAGAGTTCAACGCTTACGTTCAACGATTCCACAGCCTTTTCAGGGTTCCAACTGGGACACAGATATTTGTAGTCGTAGGCAATCATGACATAGGATTCCATTATGG tATCAGCCCTTACCTCCAAGAAAGGTTCACTCAGGCCTTCAATGCACCCTCAGTTCGACTCTTGAGCATCGCAGGAAACCATTTTGTCCTCATCAACAGCATGGCCATGGAGGGGGACGGATGCTTTCTGTGCCGTCCAGCGGAATTACAAGTTAATAAAATTGCAT GTGAGAGAGACACCGCCGTCTTGGCACCATCTCAAGTGACGCCGCGACGCCCTGCGGCTGTCTCAGCCCAGCTGATGGACGCCTCGTGCTAG
- the LOC124364148 gene encoding uncharacterized protein LOC124364148: MGQRISDLKGIFGAMEVKEFSEVVVTGSNASCFINGGSASTSSETNNLSHDNNGNNESGFGLDDHFENIYSNSSDNPRNIEDNGNSMLSQLRQGNSSNSQLSTGNLGLSQNSSDSGSVLFNVSQENQSCSSGNEIKFCTSKSMRQKRSQKGTCFPKDVPGNNGKKKRNHWVLRFNCARLKGGNSSNAAGSENDIAEPNVGCDTCVCTGYRRTEDHHLGAGVVFGTASLQQRKNESVINSDSSSGEEDRDCILRTQPVIDLSKFNPEDYPIEDCDERARLERAREIAEGVEPPPGFRPGPHIQVVIPPELTVDNITALFQSAALSALSQLDVTQRVVHTQVDYIHCLVPDLLQITSCSFYWGKMDRYEAERLLEGRPEGTFLLRDSAQEEYLFSVSFRKYGRSLHARIEQWNHRFSFDSHDPGVFASTTVCGLIEHYKDPSCCMFFEPMLTIPLHRNFPFPLQHLCRAVICSRTTYDGVSHLRLPKSLKSYLKEYHYKQRVRVRRFDSEQY; this comes from the coding sequence ATGGGCCAAAGAATAAGTGATTTAAAAGGCATATTTGGAGCTATGGAGGTAAAAGAATTCAGTGAAGTTGTTGTTACTGGAAGTAATGCTAGTTGTTTCATAAATGGTGGAAGTGCATCCACCTCATCCGAAACTAACAATTTATCGCATGATAACAATGGAAACAACGAATCGGGATTTGGGCTTGAtgatcattttgaaaatatttatagtaatagttCAGACAATCCAAGAAACATTGAAGATAATGGTAATTCTATGCTTTCTCAACTGAGACAGGGCAACTCGTCTAATTCACAACTGAGTACCGGTAATTTAGGTTTAAGTCagaactcttcagattctggaagtgttttatttaatgtgtCACAAGAAAATCAATCTTGCTCTAGTGGGaacgaaattaaattttgtacatcaaaATCTATGAGACAAAAAAGGTCACAGAAAGGTACTTGTTTTCCAAAAGATGTACCAGGAAATAatggaaaaaagaaaagaaatcattGGGTATTACGATTTAATTGTGCTAGGTTAAAGGGTGGTAATAGCAGTAATGCAGCTGGTTCAGAAAATGATATTGCAGAACCAAATGTCGGTTGTGATACTTGTGTTTGCACTGGATATAGAAGAACAGAAGATCATCACCTTGGTGCTGGTGTCGTATTTGGAACTGCTTCTCTTCAGCAAAGAAAGAATGAATCGGTCATCAATAGTGATTCCAGTAGTGGGGAAGAAGATAGAGATTGCATTTTACGAACTCAGCCAGTCATAGATCTGTCTAAATTTAATCCCGAGGATTATCCTATTGAAGATTGTGATGAACGAGCAAGATTAGAGAGGGCACGTGAAATAGCGGAAGGTGTCGAACCCCCTCCGGGTTTCCGCCCTGGTCCTCATATCCAGGTTGTGATTCCGCCTGAGCTTACAGTTGACAACATCACGGCTCTGTTCCAGTCAGCAGCACTATCGGCCCTTTCTCAATTGGATGTTACGCAGCGAGTTGTTCACACCCAAGTTGATTACATTCACTGCCTCGTACCTGATCTGCTACAGATAACTTCCTGCTCATTCTACTGGGGTAAAATGGACCGTTATGAAGCTGAGAGACTTCTCGAAGGAAGACCTGAAGGAACATTTTTACTACGGGACTCTGCTcaagaagaatatttattttctgtcagTTTTCGTAAGTATGGACGCTCCTTACATGCTCGTATCGAACAATGGAACCATAGATTCAGTTTTGATTCACATGATCCCGGTGTGTTTGCGTCAACCACTGTTTGTGGCCTTATTGAACATTACAAAGATCCATCTTGTTGCATGTTTTTTGAACCGATGTTAACGATTCCTCTGCATCGTAATTTTCCTTTTCCTTTGCAACATTTATGCAGAGCAGTTATTTGCAGCAGAACAACGTACGACGGTGTGTCTCACCTCCGCTTACCAAAAAGTCTCAAGAGTTACTTAAAAGAGTACCATTACAAACAGAGGGTTAGAGTTAGACGATTTGATTCTGAACAATACTAA